A region from the Canis lupus baileyi chromosome 27, mCanLup2.hap1, whole genome shotgun sequence genome encodes:
- the LOC140619451 gene encoding 2'-5'-oligoadenylate synthase-like protein 2, which produces MALVQKLYETPAERLLAFVERSLQPEGDWKEEVKDAWQRIERFFRDQCFRDELVLDQEVRVLKVVKVHPRGSKWWVFVVAHG; this is translated from the exons ATGGCGCTCGTGCAGAAGTTGTATGAAACCCCCGCAGAGCGGCTGCTTGCCTTCGTGGAGCGGAGCCTCCAGCCCGAGGGGGACTGGAAGGAGGAAGTGAAGGATGCCTGGCAGAGAATCGAGCGTTTCTTCCGGGACCAGTGCTTCCGTGATGAGCTGGTTCTAGACCAGGAAGTGAGGGTGCTGAAGGTGGTGAAG gtccatccacgtggaagcaaatggtgggtatttgtcgtcgctcatggctga